One window of the Silurus meridionalis isolate SWU-2019-XX chromosome 24, ASM1480568v1, whole genome shotgun sequence genome contains the following:
- the wbp1lb gene encoding WW domain binding protein 1-like b, translating into MCAGMGLFFYTAGPVRPTQATFDQQAQRCIGRNNQSYICESGHCCEDLQCCSYYYELWWFWLMCAVIFIVICCCVWRHRRIKHRLQQQQRQHEINLIAYQEACNYTSTPFYFRFLPSYLLPDYEDVTNDPLTPPPPYCNLNLNTGPPACTINDQEEAQCPSRQVTPVPTTSSPLCSRPGIAGLEYSQDDQHRADGTGRETMLKQDQERDVEESEEEKDGFIQRQRHFTGDSGIEVCLCSQETESQNPEGLDEPLTNKGSGGSMELCESCGAGDDKDGEQGTELDRSPSLEFHPLCLYLHTIDEQEGPQGCQS; encoded by the exons ATGTGTGCAGGaatgggtttgtttttttacaccgCTGGACCTGTCCGTCCCACTCAGGCGACTTTTGACCAG CAGGCACAACGATGTATTGGGAGGAATAACCAGAGCTACATTTGTGAATCAGGGCATTGCTGTGAAGACCTGCAGTGCTGCAGTTACTACTATGAGTTATGGT GGTTCTGGTTGATGTGTGCTGTCATCTTCATTGTGATCTGTTGCTGTGTGTGGCGTCACCGTCGCATCAAGCACAgactgcagcagcagcagcgacAGCATGAGATCAACCTGATCGCCTACCAAGAGGCTTGCAACTACACCTCAACTCCATTCTACTTCA GGTTTCTACCAAGTTATCTCCTACCTGACTATGAGGATGTAACAAATGATCCTCTTACCCCACCACCTCCTTACTGTAACTTAAACTTAAACACTGGACCACCAGCTTGTACCATTAATGACCAGGAGGAGGCGCAATGTCCATCCAGACAGGTCACACCTGTGCCCACAACATCGAGCCCACTGTGCTCCAGGCCTGGTATAGCGGGGCTTGAGTACTCGCAGGATGATCAGCACAGAGCTGATGGGACAGGCAGGGAGACCATGCTGAAACAGGACCAGGAAAGAGATGTAGAAGAGTCTGAAGAGGAGAAGGACGGGTTCATTCAAAGACAGCGCCACTTTACAGGTGACTCCGGCATTGAAGTGTGTCTGTGCAGCCAAGAAACTGAGAGCCAAAACCCTGAAGGACTTGATGAGCCGTTAACAAATAAAGGCTCTGGTGGCTCGATGGAGCTTTGTGAGAGCTGTGGAGCTGGAGATGATAAAGATGGTGAGCAGGGGACTGAGCTTGACAGATCACCATCACTGGAGTTCCATCCTCTCTGCCTGTACTTGCATACTATTGATGAGCAGGAGGGGCCACAGGGCTGTCAGAGCTAA